From Populus trichocarpa isolate Nisqually-1 chromosome 19, P.trichocarpa_v4.1, whole genome shotgun sequence, a single genomic window includes:
- the LOC112325565 gene encoding MDIS1-interacting receptor like kinase 2, with protein sequence MTASLLNKPFFSFFLHILFLLLHIFNSSSFFALAEHTPSTTSLFGNNNSEAEALLQWKASLDNQSQSLLSSWVGISPCINWIGITCDNSGSVTNLTLQSFGLRGTLYDLNFSSFPNLLFLVLPNNSLSGTIPHEIGKLRNLSFLALSWNQLSGSIPSSIGNLKSLSVLYLWDNQLSGSIPFSIGNMTMLTGLALYQNNLTGSIPSFIGNLTSLSELNLWGNKLSGSIPQEIGLLESLNILDLADNVLTGRIPYSIGKLRNLFFLGLSYNQLSGLIPSSIKNLTSVSEFYLEKNKLSSPIPQEIGLLESLHVLALAGNKFHGPLPSEMNNLTHLHGLALDGNEFTGHLPVDLCHGGVLKICTASNNYFSGSIPESLKNCTGLYRVRLDRNQLTGNISEVFGIYPHLNYIDLSYNNFYGELSSKWGDCRNMTSLQISKNNVSGEIPPELGKATQLHLLDLSSNQLKGGIPKDLGGLKLLYKLILNNNHLSGAIPLDIKMLSNLQILNLASNNLSGLIPKQLGECSNLLLLNLSGNKFRESIPGEIGFLLSLQDLDLSCNFLTRDIPRELGQLQKLETLNVSHNMLSGRIPSTFKDMLSLTTVDISSNKLQGPIPDIKAFHNASFEALRDNMGICGNASGLKPCNLPTSSKTVKRKSNKLVVLIVLPLLGSLLLVFVVLGALSILCKRARKTNAEPENEQDRNMFTILGHDGKKFYENIVEATEEFNSNYCIGEGGYGTVYKAVMPTEQVVAVKKLHRSQTEKLSDFKAFEKEVCVLANIRHRNIVKMYGFCSHTKHSFLVYEFIERGSLRKIISSEEQAIEFDWTKRLNVVKGVGGALSYLHHSCSPPIIHRDITSNNILLDLEYEAHVSDFGTARLLMPDSSNWTSFAGTFGYTAPELAYTMKVTEKCDVYSFGVVTMEVMTGRHPGDLISALLSPGSSSSSSMPPIAQHALLKDVLDQRISLPKKGAAEGVVHMMKITLACLHPNPQSRPTMEKISFELTTKWPPLPQAFGTISLGDLFS encoded by the exons ATGACGGCGTCCTTACTAAACAAAccattcttctccttctttctccACATCCTGTTTTTGCTCCTTCACATATTcaactcttcttctttctttgctttagCTGAACACACTCCCTCCACAACTTCACTATTTGGTAATAATAATTCAGAAGCTGAGGCTCTTCTCCAATGGAAAGCCAGTCTTGACAACCAAAGCCaatctctcctttcttcttgGGTCGGCATCAGCCCTTGCATTAACTGGATTGGAATCACCTGTGACAATTCTGGAAGCGTCACCAATTTGACACTTCAAAGTTTTGGTTTGAGAGGTACGCTTTATGATTTAAACTTCTCATCCTTCCCCAATCTTTTGTTTCTTGTCCTTCCGAACAATTCTCTTTCTGGAACCATCCCGCATGAAATTGGAAAATTAAGAAACTTATCTTTTCTAGCTCTTTCTTGGAACCAACTCTCTGGTTCCATCCCTTCTTCTATTGGAAACTTGAAAAGTCTATCTGTGCTCTATCTATGGGATAACCAACTCTCTGGTTCCATCCCTTTTTCTATTGGAAACATGACCATGCTCACTGGTTTAGcactatatcaaaataatctcacTGGTTCCATCCCTTCTTTTATTGGAAACTTAACAAGCCTATCCGAACTCAATCTTTGGGGTAACAAACTCTCTGGTTCCATTCCTCAGGAAATTGGGTTGCTAGAGTCTCTCAATATTCTTGACTTGGCAGATAATGTTTTAACTGGTAGAATCCCTTATTCCAttggaaaattaagaaatttatttttccttggtCTTTCTTATAACCAACTCTCTGGTCTCATCCCTTCTTCTATTAAGAACTTGACAAGTGTTTCTGAGTtctatcttgaaaaaaacaaactctctAGTCCTATTCCTCAGGAAATTGGGTTGCTAGAGTCTCTCCATGTACTTGCCTTGGCAGGTAACAAATTTCACGGCCCATTGCCCTCAGAGATGAACAATCTCACCCATTTGCATGGTTTGGCTTTGGATGGCAACGAATTCACGGGTCATTTGCCAGTAGATTTATGCCATGGAGGAGTATTGAAAATCTGTACTGCTTCCAACAACTACTTCTCAGGTTCAATCCCGGAAAGCTTGAAAAACTGTACTGGTTTATACCGAGTAAGGCTTGATCGTAATCAGTTAACAGGAAATATTTCTGAGGTTTTTGGTATCTATCCACATCTGAATTATATTGATTTGagttacaataatttttatggtgAGCTTTCTTCAAAATGGGGAGATTGTCGTAACATGACAAGCCTtcaaatctcaaaaaataatgtttctgGTGAGATACCACCAGAGCTTGGGAAGGCTACTCAATTGCACTTGTTAGATCTGTCATCAAATCAGTTAAAAGGAGGCATCCCAAAAGATTTAGGGGGTTTGAAGTTGTTGTACAAGCTTATTCTTAACAACAACCATCTTTCAGGTGCCATTCCCTTAGATATTAAGATGCTTTCCAATCTTCAAATCCTTAATTTAGCATCTAATAATCTGAGTGGATTGATTCCAAAACAACTTGGGGAATGCTCGAATTTACTGTTGCTGAACCTCAGCGGTAATAAATTTAGAGAAAGCATTCCAGGTGAGATAGGCTTTCTACTTTCTCTTcaagatcttgatcttagctgCAATTTCCTGACTCGAGATATACCGCGGGAACTTGGGCAACTGCAGAAGTTGGAAACTCTGAATGTCTCCCACAACATGCTTTCTGGACGGATTCCGAGCACTTTCAAAGACATGCTAAGCTTAACAACTGTGGATATCTCATCCAATAAGCTACAAGGCCCCATTCCCGATATCAAAGCCTTCCACAACGCTTCATTTGAGGCATTAAGGGATAATATGGGTATATGTGGCAACGCCAGTGGTCTGAAGCCGTGCAATCTTCCAACAAGCAGCAAAACTGTTAAGAGAAAGAGCAACAAGCTTGTGGTTTTGATTGTACTCCCTCTTTTAGGAAGCTTGCTTTTAGTGTTTGTTGTGCTTGGAGCTTTATCCATTCTCTGCAAAAGAGCTAGGAAGACAAACGCTGAGCCAGAAAATGAACAAGATCGAAACATGTTCACGATATTGGGCCATGATGGGAAGAAGTTCTATGAGAATATCGTTGAAGCTACAGAGGAATTCAACTCCAACTACTGCATTGGCGAAGGAGGATATGGAACTGTTTATAAAGCAGTGATGCCAACAGAACAAGTGGTCGCTGTGAAGAAACTTCACCGGTCACAAACAGAAAAGTTGTCCGATTTTAAGGCTTTTGAAAAGGAAGTTTGTGTGCTGGCAAATATTCGACATCGAAATATTGTGAAAATGTATGGATTTTGCTCACATACAAAGCATTCTTTTTTGGTTTACGAGTTCATAGAAAGAGGAAGCTTGAGAAAGATTATAAGCAGTGAGGAACAAGCAATTGAGTTCGATTGGACGAAAAGGCTAAACGTTGTGAAAGGGGTGGGTGGAGCTTTATCCTATCTACACCATTCTTGCTCTCCTCCGATCATTCATCGAGACATTACCAGCAATAATATCCTTCTGGACTTGGAATATGAAGCACACGTCTCCGACTTTGGCACCGCTAGACTGTTGATGCCTGACTCATCCAATTGGACCTCATTTGCAGGTACCTTTGGATATACTGCTCCAG AGCTAGCTTACACAATGAAGGTGACTGAAAAATGCGATGTCTATAGCTTCGGAGTGGTAACAATGGAGGTGATGACAGGAAGGCACCCCGGCGATCTCATTTCAGCACTCTTATCACCAGGATCTTCGTCGTCATCATCGATGCCACCGATTGCTCAACATGCACTATTGAAGGATGTGTTAGACCAACGCATCTCGCTTCCTAAAAAAGGAGCAGCAGAGGGCGTTGTCCACATGATGAAAATTACACTTGCATGCTTGCATCCCAATCCCCAATCTCGGCCTACAATGGAAAAAATTTCTTTCGAGCTTACAACTAAGTGGCCTCCACTGCCTCAGGCATTCGGCACAATAAGTTTGGGAGATCTCTTCTCATAG